In Corynebacterium matruchotii, a single genomic region encodes these proteins:
- a CDS encoding transposase family protein, whose protein sequence is MLYLQENLRQQTLASIFGTSQPTISRAINNVLNILDIVLPPPPRPKDLMSQRLYVLDGTLVPCWW, encoded by the coding sequence ATGCTCTACCTGCAAGAAAACCTAAGGCAACAAACATTAGCCAGTATCTTTGGCACGTCCCAACCCACTATCTCCAGGGCGATCAATAACGTACTCAATATCCTTGACATAGTGTTACCGCCACCGCCAAGGCCGAAAGACCTTATGTCCCAACGGCTATACGTGTTAGACGGCACGCTCGTACCATGCTGGTGGTGA
- a CDS encoding SDR family oxidoreductase, translating into MSNDGFSGAGAAGDGTCGGAAGLGGSAQGGEADAASGASAVNSVALVTGVSRRGGIGFAIARRLAEAGFDLVIQHWVPHDADQPWGSDDIDLVVSELRSCLAPGRRLVHVSADFSQPDAPEAVVDAGMREFGHVDVLVANHAMSGSDGSLDSITVADLDHHWAVNTRSSIMLAAAVAQVRDPRVPGRIVFMTSGQDLGPLPGEIAYGASKAALASITKTIAYELAPRGFTVNCVNPGPVDSDSYVTDGMREALVPLFPFGRWGLPDDAARLVAWLVSEDGRWVTGQVIHSEGGFMR; encoded by the coding sequence ATGAGTAACGATGGTTTCAGCGGTGCAGGTGCGGCAGGGGATGGCACGTGCGGTGGGGCTGCGGGGTTGGGCGGTTCCGCACAAGGTGGGGAGGCTGATGCCGCGAGCGGCGCCAGTGCCGTGAACAGTGTTGCGTTGGTCACCGGGGTGTCGCGCCGGGGTGGCATTGGGTTTGCGATTGCCCGCCGGCTGGCGGAGGCCGGCTTTGACCTGGTTATTCAGCATTGGGTGCCGCACGATGCGGACCAGCCGTGGGGGAGTGACGACATAGACCTAGTGGTTTCCGAGCTTCGTTCCTGCCTGGCGCCGGGCCGCAGGTTGGTGCATGTGAGCGCGGACTTTTCCCAGCCGGACGCGCCGGAGGCGGTGGTGGACGCTGGGATGCGGGAGTTTGGGCACGTGGATGTGCTGGTTGCCAACCATGCGATGTCTGGTTCCGACGGATCGTTGGACTCGATAACCGTGGCAGATTTAGACCACCACTGGGCTGTGAACACACGTTCGAGTATCATGTTGGCTGCGGCGGTGGCGCAGGTGCGGGACCCGAGGGTTCCCGGCCGGATTGTGTTTATGACTTCCGGGCAGGATTTGGGGCCGCTGCCGGGCGAGATCGCGTATGGCGCATCGAAGGCCGCGCTGGCGAGCATCACAAAGACGATTGCGTACGAGCTGGCTCCGCGCGGGTTTACGGTGAATTGTGTGAACCCGGGGCCGGTGGATTCGGATTCGTATGTGACCGACGGCATGCGGGAGGCGCTTGTGCCCCTGTTCCCGTTCGGCCGATGGGGTTTGCCTGATGATGCGGCGCGTTTGGTTGCGTGGCTGGTGTCCGAGGACGGCCGGTGGGTGACCGGACAGGTGATTCATTCCGAGGGTGGGTTTATGCGCTAG
- a CDS encoding multicopper oxidase family protein, which yields MNRRHFLALCAALGLTACAPKTSNPDGPTSNEPVIPRGWDGEPRPLPIPPLLDGDETDGRYYYKLTAQTGETEILPGIKTATWGFNGAMLGPTIHASRNHPVDLEFTSELPETTAVHCHGLLLPANMDGGPHSTIEPGATWTSSFTVNQPALTAWYHPHPHGKTGVQAYRGLAGMIIIDDDVEQALDIPHDYGVDDIPIVIMDANFTDDGQLDETFDPNLGLQGAVPHVNGITNPEFTATKPRARFRLLNGSNMRFHNLGFDDGREFQVIATDSGLLDRPRKVTSVRLGPGERAEIVADVTGTMKLRSLGYADNLGVPQDEYSLDFKLQEQVDLLTIRGPVPGNAPGTIQRADQGEDVTVNVAAPDVLDPAAAAPIKTATIERKFELNTFQINGKSMDMNRVDVVIDHSDPETWIVTNGNSDWIHNFHIHNCAFKVLEVSDTNIQFDAYGWKDTVTIPPGVTVKLGVLFGQYRNNHYPYMYHCHMLFHEDKGMMGQYMMVEPGEEPDLQTDYTAHGGHGGHSDDTGSVDSTESSTEGESQYE from the coding sequence ATGAATCGTCGTCACTTCCTCGCCCTGTGTGCTGCTCTGGGGCTCACCGCCTGCGCACCCAAAACCAGCAACCCCGACGGCCCGACAAGCAACGAACCCGTTATCCCCCGCGGTTGGGATGGGGAACCCAGGCCCCTGCCCATACCGCCGCTTCTCGACGGCGACGAAACCGACGGCCGCTACTACTACAAACTCACCGCCCAAACCGGCGAAACCGAAATCCTCCCCGGAATCAAAACCGCCACCTGGGGGTTCAACGGCGCCATGCTCGGACCCACCATCCACGCATCAAGAAACCACCCGGTAGACCTCGAATTCACCAGCGAACTCCCCGAAACCACCGCCGTCCACTGCCACGGGCTCCTCCTCCCCGCCAACATGGACGGCGGCCCCCACTCCACCATCGAACCCGGTGCCACCTGGACCTCCTCCTTCACCGTCAACCAGCCGGCACTCACCGCCTGGTATCACCCCCACCCCCACGGTAAAACCGGGGTGCAGGCCTACCGTGGGCTAGCCGGCATGATTATCATCGACGACGACGTGGAACAGGCACTCGACATCCCCCACGACTATGGGGTCGACGACATTCCCATCGTCATCATGGATGCTAACTTCACCGACGACGGCCAGCTGGACGAAACTTTCGACCCCAACCTTGGTCTCCAAGGGGCGGTGCCCCACGTGAACGGCATCACTAACCCGGAATTCACCGCCACCAAACCCCGGGCTCGCTTTCGGCTGCTCAACGGTTCGAACATGCGCTTTCATAACCTCGGATTTGACGACGGTCGGGAATTCCAGGTGATCGCCACCGACTCCGGCCTGCTCGACAGACCCCGCAAGGTCACCAGCGTGCGGCTGGGCCCGGGGGAGCGCGCAGAAATCGTCGCCGACGTGACCGGCACCATGAAACTCCGCAGCCTCGGCTACGCCGATAACCTGGGGGTGCCCCAAGATGAATACTCCCTCGACTTCAAGCTTCAGGAACAAGTAGACCTGCTCACCATCCGCGGGCCGGTTCCGGGGAACGCGCCGGGAACCATCCAACGGGCCGACCAGGGGGAAGACGTCACCGTCAACGTGGCCGCCCCCGACGTGCTCGACCCCGCGGCCGCGGCCCCCATCAAAACCGCAACAATCGAACGTAAATTCGAACTCAATACGTTCCAGATCAATGGGAAAAGCATGGACATGAACCGGGTCGATGTGGTGATCGACCATTCGGACCCGGAAACCTGGATTGTGACCAACGGCAACTCCGACTGGATCCACAACTTCCACATCCACAACTGCGCGTTCAAGGTGCTGGAGGTCTCCGACACGAACATACAATTTGACGCCTACGGGTGGAAAGACACGGTCACAATCCCGCCCGGGGTGACGGTGAAGCTGGGCGTACTGTTCGGCCAATACCGGAATAACCACTACCCCTACATGTATCACTGCCACATGCTGTTCCACGAGGACAAAGGCATGATGGGCCAGTACATGATGGTGGAGCCAGGCGAGGAACCCGACCTGCAAACCGACTACACCGCCCATGGCGGGCACGGCGGGCATTCGGATGATACAGGCAGCGTTGATAGTACGGAATCGAGCACGGAAGGTGAATCACAATATGAGTAA
- the glmU gene encoding bifunctional UDP-N-acetylglucosamine diphosphorylase/glucosamine-1-phosphate N-acetyltransferase GlmU: MSTQPIAVVVLAAGAGTRMKSHLQKTLHVIGGRSLLSHSLHSAAGITPQQIVAVIGHRREQVGPAVTEVAKELPVPVSTAIQEEQNGTGHAMQCAMNQLADFSGTIVVTYADVPLLRPATLQGLVDAHTSVPTAVTVLTSNVADPTGYGRIVRNREGEVVAIVEQKDADEKTLAITEVNSGVFAFDADVLRQALGQLDANNAQGELYLTDVLSIARSSGHPVRGFRIADAQEIAGVNDRVQLAEAARELNHRTVEAAMVDGATIIDPATTWIDVNVRVGQDVIIHPNTQLHGSTVIADNAVIGPDTTLTNMVVGEGAQVVRTHGSDSEIGPRATVGPFTFIRPGTVLGERGKLGGFVEAKNAQIGAGSKVPHLTYIGDATVGEESNIGASSVFVNYDGVNKHHTTVGSHVRTGSDTMFIAPVTVGDGAYSGAGTVIREDVPPGALAISGGRQRNIEGWVQAKRPGTPAALAAEEALKNQ, translated from the coding sequence TTGAGTACACAACCGATTGCTGTTGTGGTGTTGGCCGCTGGGGCGGGAACTCGCATGAAATCTCATCTCCAGAAAACTCTGCATGTTATTGGGGGTCGCAGTTTATTATCGCACTCGTTGCATTCGGCGGCAGGAATTACCCCCCAGCAGATTGTGGCGGTCATTGGGCATCGTCGGGAGCAGGTGGGGCCGGCGGTGACTGAGGTTGCCAAGGAGCTGCCGGTGCCGGTGAGTACGGCCATTCAGGAGGAGCAGAACGGTACGGGTCATGCCATGCAGTGCGCCATGAATCAGTTGGCGGATTTTTCCGGCACGATTGTGGTGACGTATGCGGATGTGCCGCTCTTGCGGCCTGCTACTTTGCAGGGGCTTGTCGACGCCCACACGTCCGTGCCTACCGCGGTGACCGTGCTGACTTCGAATGTTGCCGACCCTACCGGCTATGGTCGGATTGTTCGCAACCGGGAGGGTGAGGTTGTGGCCATTGTGGAGCAGAAGGATGCGGATGAGAAAACGTTGGCGATCACCGAGGTGAATTCGGGCGTGTTTGCGTTTGACGCCGATGTGTTGCGTCAGGCATTGGGGCAGCTTGACGCTAATAATGCCCAGGGGGAGTTGTATTTGACGGATGTGTTGTCGATTGCTCGAAGCAGTGGGCATCCGGTGCGGGGGTTCCGAATTGCTGACGCCCAGGAGATTGCCGGGGTGAATGATCGAGTGCAGTTGGCGGAGGCCGCCCGGGAGTTGAATCATCGCACGGTGGAGGCCGCCATGGTGGATGGGGCGACGATCATTGATCCGGCCACCACGTGGATTGATGTGAATGTTCGGGTGGGTCAGGATGTGATTATTCACCCGAATACGCAGCTGCATGGTTCGACGGTGATTGCCGATAATGCGGTGATTGGCCCGGATACCACATTGACGAACATGGTTGTGGGGGAAGGCGCCCAGGTGGTGCGCACCCACGGGAGTGATTCGGAGATTGGGCCGCGGGCCACGGTGGGCCCGTTCACGTTTATCCGCCCGGGTACGGTGTTGGGTGAGCGGGGCAAGTTGGGTGGTTTCGTGGAGGCGAAGAACGCCCAGATTGGGGCCGGTTCAAAGGTGCCGCATTTGACCTATATTGGTGATGCCACGGTGGGTGAGGAATCCAACATTGGGGCGTCGAGCGTGTTTGTGAATTATGACGGGGTGAATAAACACCACACCACGGTGGGGTCACATGTGCGCACCGGCTCGGACACCATGTTTATTGCCCCCGTGACGGTTGGTGACGGGGCTTATTCCGGCGCGGGTACCGTGATTCGGGAGGATGTGCCGCCCGGGGCGTTGGCGATCTCTGGTGGGCGGCAGCGCAATATTGAGGGGTGGGTGCAGGCGAAACGTCCCGGTACGCCGGCCGCGTTGGCCGCGGAGGAGGCGTTAAAGAACCAATAG
- a CDS encoding ribose-phosphate diphosphokinase, with the protein MTDSKWSNTKKHLMLFSGRAHPELGKAVSRELGVELVPTVARDFANGEIFVRFEQSVRGSDAFVIQSHTQPLNKWLMEQLIMIDALKRGSAKHITAILPFYPYARQDKKHRGREPISARLIADLLKAAGADRIVSVDLHTDQIQGFFDGPVDHMHAMPILTDYIKANYSLENMVVVSPDAGRVKVAEKWANILGDSPLAFVHKTRSTEVANQVVANRVVGDVAGKTAVLLDDMIDTGGTIAGAVGVLRDAGAEDVIIACTHGVFSGPARERLSQCGAKEVITTDTLPQDTEGWDNLTVLSIAPLLAKTIHEIFENGSVTDLFEGQA; encoded by the coding sequence ATGACTGACAGTAAGTGGAGCAACACTAAGAAGCATCTCATGTTGTTCTCTGGTCGCGCCCACCCTGAGCTTGGCAAAGCGGTTTCCCGGGAGCTTGGTGTCGAACTGGTACCAACGGTTGCCCGGGATTTTGCCAATGGTGAAATCTTTGTCCGATTCGAACAATCCGTCCGTGGTAGTGATGCTTTCGTCATCCAATCCCACACCCAGCCGCTGAATAAGTGGTTGATGGAGCAACTCATTATGATTGATGCGCTGAAGCGGGGTTCCGCAAAGCACATCACCGCTATTTTGCCGTTTTACCCGTATGCCCGGCAGGATAAGAAGCACCGGGGGCGGGAGCCGATTTCCGCCCGGTTGATTGCCGACCTGTTGAAGGCCGCCGGGGCGGATCGGATTGTGTCGGTGGATTTGCACACCGACCAAATCCAGGGCTTTTTTGATGGCCCGGTGGATCACATGCATGCCATGCCGATTCTGACGGATTATATTAAGGCCAATTATTCGCTGGAGAACATGGTGGTGGTTTCCCCCGATGCCGGCCGGGTGAAGGTGGCCGAGAAGTGGGCGAATATTTTGGGTGATTCCCCCTTGGCGTTTGTGCATAAGACCCGGTCGACCGAGGTCGCTAACCAGGTGGTGGCGAACCGCGTGGTGGGTGATGTTGCGGGGAAGACCGCGGTGTTGTTGGATGACATGATTGATACGGGCGGCACCATCGCGGGCGCGGTGGGTGTGCTGCGGGATGCTGGCGCCGAGGATGTGATTATTGCCTGCACGCATGGGGTGTTTTCCGGCCCGGCGCGGGAACGGTTGTCGCAGTGTGGGGCCAAGGAGGTCATCACGACGGACACGTTGCCGCAGGATACTGAGGGTTGGGATAATTTGACGGTGTTGTCGATTGCCCCGCTTTTGGCGAAGACCATTCATGAGATTTTCGAGAATGGTTCGGTCACTGATTTGTTTGAGGGGCAGGCATAA
- a CDS encoding DNA alkylation repair protein, with translation MERYADPEVAAGQKAYMRGKFEFLGVKTPDRRRASKSFITAHGPQVVPDLWAEPEREFQYVGADVLWAKVSQLSSTDVEWLGGFVQQKSWWDTVDALAKTIGQVATAQQMLDWSVADNLWLRRVAIIHQLRRKASTDADLLARIIVNNVGSTEFYINKAIGWALREYSKTDADWVRGFVATHELSRLSQREALKRLGG, from the coding sequence TTGGAGCGGTATGCCGATCCCGAGGTTGCCGCTGGTCAGAAAGCTTATATGCGGGGGAAGTTTGAGTTTTTGGGGGTGAAGACTCCTGACCGGCGGCGCGCGTCGAAAAGCTTTATTACCGCGCACGGCCCGCAGGTGGTACCGGATTTGTGGGCAGAGCCCGAGCGGGAATTCCAGTATGTGGGGGCTGACGTGTTGTGGGCAAAGGTGTCCCAGCTCAGTAGCACCGACGTGGAGTGGTTGGGCGGGTTTGTGCAGCAAAAATCGTGGTGGGATACCGTGGATGCGTTGGCGAAGACCATTGGGCAGGTTGCTACGGCGCAGCAGATGCTTGACTGGTCGGTGGCGGATAATCTGTGGTTGCGGCGGGTGGCGATTATTCACCAGTTGCGTCGAAAAGCGTCGACGGATGCGGACTTATTGGCGCGGATTATTGTCAATAATGTGGGCAGCACGGAGTTTTATATCAATAAGGCGATCGGGTGGGCACTCCGGGAATATAGCAAAACCGATGCTGATTGGGTGCGGGGGTTTGTTGCCACGCACGAGTTGTCGCGGCTGAGCCAGCGGGAGGCATTGAAGCGACTTGGTGGCTAA
- a CDS encoding 50S ribosomal protein L25/general stress protein Ctc, whose protein sequence is MSDEIIIAAEPRAEFGKGFARRLRAAGKVPGVIYSSFLDTPIHFAASRIDIHALLRNHGTNAVFELDIEGDKHLVMVKHVDQNVITLNADHIDLLAIKRGEKVEVDVPVVFEGEPTPGTMLVQDSDTVLVEADVLSIPEEITFNIEGLDVDSKVTAADLVLPAKVTLVADPETVLATINREAVVEEEPAEEAAATDEDSESEAE, encoded by the coding sequence ATGAGCGACGAAATCATTATTGCCGCCGAGCCGCGCGCCGAGTTTGGTAAGGGTTTTGCCCGCCGTCTGCGCGCCGCCGGTAAGGTTCCGGGTGTTATCTATTCGTCTTTCTTGGACACCCCCATTCACTTTGCGGCTTCCCGTATCGATATTCACGCGCTGCTGCGTAACCACGGCACCAACGCCGTGTTCGAACTGGATATCGAGGGCGATAAGCACTTGGTGATGGTCAAGCACGTGGATCAGAACGTTATCACCCTGAACGCCGACCACATTGACCTGCTCGCCATTAAGCGTGGCGAGAAAGTTGAGGTGGATGTGCCGGTGGTATTCGAAGGCGAGCCGACCCCGGGCACCATGCTGGTGCAGGATTCCGACACGGTGCTGGTTGAGGCCGACGTGCTGTCCATCCCCGAAGAGATCACCTTCAACATTGAGGGCCTGGACGTCGACTCCAAAGTGACCGCTGCTGACCTGGTGCTGCCGGCGAAGGTGACCCTGGTTGCCGACCCCGAGACCGTGCTGGCCACCATTAACCGTGAGGCCGTGGTGGAGGAAGAGCCGGCCGAGGAGGCTGCCGCCACCGACGAGGATTCCGAGTCCGAAGCCGAGTAA
- the pth gene encoding aminoacyl-tRNA hydrolase, which yields MFLIVGLGNPGAKYERTRHNSGVMALTELAGAVAFRRRGSALVTESWLADHRVVFAIPQRFMNVSGGPVKEVAGFFKIPPQRTIVLFDDLELEFGTIRLPVLGDHGHNGLRSITKVFGADYVRAGLGIGRPPGRMPVADFVLKPFTKAERPQLPIMWADMADEVTRFITTSGT from the coding sequence TTGTTCCTCATTGTTGGCCTGGGTAATCCGGGCGCAAAATACGAACGCACCCGGCATAACAGTGGGGTTATGGCCCTCACTGAGTTGGCGGGTGCTGTCGCTTTTCGACGCCGGGGCTCGGCACTGGTAACCGAGTCGTGGTTAGCTGACCACCGGGTGGTGTTTGCGATCCCGCAGCGGTTCATGAATGTGTCCGGGGGTCCGGTCAAGGAGGTGGCGGGGTTTTTCAAGATTCCGCCCCAGCGCACCATTGTGCTTTTCGACGACCTTGAGTTGGAGTTCGGCACCATTCGGCTTCCGGTGTTGGGGGATCATGGCCATAATGGTCTGCGGTCGATAACAAAGGTGTTTGGCGCGGATTATGTTCGGGCCGGCCTGGGTATTGGCCGGCCGCCAGGCCGGATGCCAGTGGCGGATTTCGTGTTGAAGCCGTTCACCAAGGCTGAGCGGCCCCAATTGCCCATTATGTGGGCGGACATGGCCGACGAGGTCACCCGGTTTATCACCACATCCGGGACTTGA
- the pth gene encoding aminoacyl-tRNA hydrolase yields MIQVRLFRKYVTPKPASWLVIGLGNPGNQYVATRHNVGYRVVDRLLKDTPLHPIKGIPATAANVGDMLLVRSTTYMNDSGRAIAPLADAFAMDLDHIIVIHDELDLPLGTVRIKRGGNENGHNGLKSATAELGSRDYIRVRVGISRPPQGTPVVDYVLSALPEGPDTDDALARAAQAVTLITTKGVSAAQNQIH; encoded by the coding sequence ATGATACAGGTGAGACTCTTCCGTAAATACGTCACCCCCAAACCGGCATCCTGGCTTGTTATTGGGCTTGGCAACCCGGGAAACCAGTACGTTGCCACGAGGCATAATGTGGGCTACCGGGTGGTTGATCGGCTCCTTAAGGACACTCCCCTACACCCGATAAAGGGTATCCCCGCGACCGCCGCGAACGTGGGCGACATGTTATTGGTGCGGTCCACCACCTACATGAACGACTCCGGGCGGGCCATCGCTCCCCTTGCCGACGCCTTCGCTATGGATCTCGACCACATTATCGTCATCCACGACGAGCTGGACTTGCCGCTCGGCACGGTGCGCATCAAACGGGGCGGCAATGAAAACGGTCATAACGGCCTGAAATCCGCCACAGCGGAGCTGGGCTCCCGGGACTACATTCGGGTTCGGGTGGGGATTTCCCGGCCACCACAGGGCACACCAGTGGTAGATTATGTGCTCTCGGCGCTACCGGAGGGGCCGGACACGGATGATGCTCTTGCCCGCGCCGCCCAGGCGGTAACGTTGATCACCACCAAGGGGGTCAGTGCAGCGCAGAATCAGATTCACTAA
- a CDS encoding SDR family NAD(P)-dependent oxidoreductase yields the protein MRTIVITGASSGIGAQAARHLAHSHPEDRLILIGRNPDRTKRVAAEVGADYFFADYSRLADVRRLAVKLRDTTDRIDVLANNAGGLFNGPSLTQDGFELTFQTNHLAPMLLTHELLPMLQQSRATVVATASMANLMARPDLTDLNGLREFHAFRNYANSKLANILFTQELFARFPELNPVAFHPGVVHTNFSLDTRSLAKYLYKIPLARFYTIDDTEGGKHLTYFITGTPGIMWEPGHYYDGPSRTPGRINKHATAPGFAARHFDLSSDMLGIDWQKN from the coding sequence ATGAGAACAATCGTGATCACCGGTGCGTCGTCCGGGATTGGTGCGCAGGCCGCCCGCCATCTCGCCCACAGCCATCCCGAAGACCGACTCATCCTGATCGGCCGCAACCCAGACCGCACCAAACGAGTCGCCGCCGAGGTGGGCGCCGACTATTTTTTTGCCGACTATTCCCGCCTGGCAGATGTGCGTCGGCTGGCCGTGAAACTTCGTGACACCACCGACCGCATCGACGTGCTGGCCAATAATGCCGGCGGCCTCTTCAACGGCCCCAGCCTCACCCAGGATGGGTTCGAACTCACCTTCCAAACCAACCATTTGGCCCCCATGTTGCTCACCCATGAGCTGCTCCCCATGCTGCAACAGTCCCGGGCCACCGTTGTTGCCACCGCCTCCATGGCGAACCTCATGGCCCGCCCGGATCTCACCGATTTAAACGGCCTGCGGGAGTTCCACGCATTCCGCAACTATGCCAACAGTAAGCTCGCCAATATCCTGTTTACCCAGGAGTTATTCGCGCGATTCCCCGAACTGAACCCGGTAGCGTTCCATCCCGGTGTGGTGCACACCAATTTCAGCCTCGACACGAGGTCCCTGGCGAAATACCTGTATAAAATCCCACTCGCCCGGTTCTACACCATCGACGACACCGAGGGTGGTAAACACCTCACCTACTTCATCACCGGCACCCCCGGCATCATGTGGGAGCCCGGTCACTACTATGACGGGCCCAGCCGCACCCCGGGTCGCATCAATAAGCACGCCACCGCGCCCGGTTTCGCCGCCCGACACTTCGACCTGTCGAGCGACATGCTGGGCATCGACTGGCAGAAAAACTAG
- a CDS encoding PAS domain-containing protein, translating to MAIEQALSKQAEKVRELKPFIDSTVATKTTFLMPFVNNVLGYDVSDPREVRPEYPVGNGESVDFAIVDGSDFRILVLCESIQHSLSSMRRDQLVRAIHALGADYGILGNGEFFEVFAKGEPVFNFNVAQPPSHVITGLKKLSKANYENDYFASASQSSAQNDELVSAIRDLLASDLQSADPELVDFLAAKLAARKGAAQPAAQPAQPQVPAMANTAMVPVDAPVTIDYEPTPPTNAHIDDSGMPWVAPRRKVQPDEVFFSTTDARGVIQEANNVFVDLSHYSRAELIGAPHNIIRHPDIPGALFHTMWSALEQGIPFAGYMRNATADGGFYDVYATVTKLENGGYLSVRITPSVDENWALAQGIYTTLSDYEKQLKDSGYNRRTAASQGAEHLTELLNQLGIEDYEHLQWSQLPDEVAAREARSSGLPQRPNATGLLDDILRATHATYNELNAWMREQDTIVDLISSLAMTDQRLHEEIQAAVSVSGRMNTLDVTGPEREVLLIPLRVWMNMHSLANDYLEELRELLPKLANAGSKTRFHVALARLHTTMVAMFAAELIDTPMSTHSAPAIRDLCSALRQTLRELDDQAFEYNRVKNRVSNRIRSVKSIMEVPYSLIVDWARETRSRAFTSATEELVHTVSNSADGAATAISELASLVQRLDSGVVHDISRVRDLVLHIDLAAKQYQDTH from the coding sequence ATGGCGATCGAACAAGCGTTATCGAAACAGGCTGAAAAAGTTCGGGAACTGAAACCGTTCATCGACTCCACAGTGGCAACTAAGACCACGTTCCTCATGCCTTTTGTCAATAATGTTCTTGGTTACGACGTTTCTGACCCCCGGGAGGTTCGGCCGGAATATCCTGTCGGTAATGGGGAATCCGTCGACTTCGCCATCGTTGATGGCAGTGATTTTCGAATATTAGTGCTGTGTGAATCCATCCAGCATTCCTTGAGTTCCATGCGGCGCGATCAGCTTGTTCGTGCCATCCATGCCCTGGGCGCCGACTACGGCATTTTGGGCAATGGTGAGTTTTTTGAAGTGTTTGCCAAAGGTGAGCCAGTTTTCAACTTTAACGTGGCTCAACCACCGTCCCACGTGATTACAGGGTTGAAAAAATTGTCAAAAGCCAACTATGAGAACGATTATTTCGCTTCTGCCAGCCAAAGCTCCGCACAAAACGATGAGCTAGTTTCCGCCATCCGTGACCTTTTGGCCTCCGATCTGCAAAGCGCCGACCCGGAGTTGGTGGATTTCCTCGCCGCGAAGCTTGCCGCTCGCAAGGGGGCGGCCCAACCAGCAGCTCAGCCAGCGCAGCCGCAGGTGCCGGCCATGGCAAATACCGCGATGGTGCCGGTGGATGCCCCGGTTACTATTGACTACGAGCCCACCCCACCCACAAACGCCCACATTGATGATAGCGGCATGCCGTGGGTGGCGCCGCGCCGGAAGGTGCAGCCCGACGAGGTGTTTTTCTCCACCACGGATGCCCGTGGCGTGATCCAAGAGGCCAATAATGTGTTCGTCGACTTGTCGCACTATAGCCGCGCCGAACTCATTGGGGCGCCGCATAATATTATTCGCCACCCGGACATTCCGGGCGCACTATTCCACACCATGTGGTCGGCCCTGGAGCAAGGGATTCCGTTTGCCGGGTATATGCGCAACGCGACCGCCGACGGTGGGTTTTATGATGTGTATGCGACGGTGACGAAGCTGGAGAACGGCGGCTACCTGTCGGTGCGGATCACCCCGTCGGTAGACGAAAACTGGGCCTTAGCGCAGGGGATTTACACCACCTTGTCGGATTACGAGAAGCAGCTCAAGGACAGCGGCTATAACCGTCGGACGGCGGCCAGCCAGGGTGCGGAGCATTTGACGGAACTGCTCAACCAGTTAGGTATCGAGGACTATGAGCATTTGCAATGGTCTCAGCTGCCCGATGAGGTGGCGGCCCGGGAGGCCCGGAGCTCCGGGTTGCCGCAGCGGCCGAACGCTACCGGGTTGCTGGACGATATTCTGCGGGCAACGCATGCGACCTATAACGAGTTGAATGCGTGGATGCGGGAGCAGGACACGATCGTGGATTTGATTTCCTCCCTGGCCATGACCGACCAGCGACTGCATGAGGAAATCCAGGCGGCTGTGTCGGTGTCGGGCCGGATGAACACGTTGGATGTGACCGGTCCGGAGCGGGAGGTGCTGCTCATCCCGCTGCGGGTGTGGATGAACATGCACAGCCTGGCCAACGACTACCTGGAGGAGCTGCGGGAGCTGCTGCCCAAGCTGGCGAATGCGGGTTCGAAGACTCGGTTCCATGTGGCGTTGGCGCGGTTGCACACGACGATGGTGGCAATGTTTGCGGCGGAGCTTATCGACACCCCGATGTCAACGCATTCGGCCCCGGCGATTCGGGATCTGTGTTCCGCCCTGCGGCAGACGCTGCGGGAGCTCGACGATCAGGCGTTTGAGTACAACCGGGTGAAGAACCGGGTGAGTAACCGCATCCGGTCGGTGAAATCCATCATGGAGGTGCCGTATTCCCTGATTGTGGACTGGGCACGGGAAACCCGGTCCCGGGCGTTCACCTCGGCTACGGAAGAGTTGGTGCACACGGTGAGCAATTCCGCCGATGGCGCCGCCACGGCTATTAGCGAGCTGGCGTCGCTAGTGCAGCGGCTCGACAGTGGTGTCGTCCACGACATTTCCCGAGTACGGGACCTGGTGCTGCACATTGACCTGGCGGCCAAGCAGTACCAGGATACGCACTAG